In Eucalyptus grandis isolate ANBG69807.140 chromosome 4, ASM1654582v1, whole genome shotgun sequence, the following proteins share a genomic window:
- the LOC104443252 gene encoding LOW QUALITY PROTEIN: probable carboxylesterase 8 (The sequence of the model RefSeq protein was modified relative to this genomic sequence to represent the inferred CDS: inserted 4 bases in 3 codons) has translation MDPYAFLKLSPNPDGSVTRXSPPPTAPASAAPDSPDPALSKDVPLDPARSTFLRLFLPRAAAPPPXRLPVILYFHGGGFVLFSATSRMFHDSCCRTASALGAVVVSVEYRLAPEHRLPAAYDDAAXGLAWLRSQALDAGGGGEPWLRERADFERCYLMGSSAGANIVYHSALRSLDVDLAPVKIRGLIFNQPYFGGVQRTESELRSDNDRILPLPANDLMWSLALPQGADRSHEYCDPTADGAAGREKAGRLPRCLVRGHAGDPLVDRQKMFAKMLEARGAPVTTSFGEGGCHGVELFDPAKAQAMVEIIRDFVNVDSVKSTM, from the exons ATGGACCCTTACGCGTTCCTCAAGCTCTCCCCCAACCCCGACGGCTCCGTCACCCG CTCTCCTCCCCCGACCGCTCCCGCCTCCGCCGCCCCCGACTCCCCCGACCCTGCCCTCTCCAAGGACGTCCCCCTCGACCCCGCCCGCTCCACGTTCCTCCGCCTCTTCCTCCCCCGCGCCGCCGCCCCGCCCC CCCGGCTCCCCGTCATCCTCTACTTCCACGGCGGCGGGTTCGTCCTCTTCAGCGCCACCTCGCGCATGTTCCACGACTCCTGCTGCCGCACCGCGTCGGCCCTCGGCGCCGTCGTTGTCTCCGTCGAGTACCGCCTCGCCCCCGAGCACCGCCTCCCCGCTGCCTACGACGACGCCG GCGGCCTCGCTTGGCTCCGGTCGCAGGCGCTcgacgccggcggcggcggcgagccgtGGCTGAGGGAGCGCGCGGACTTCGAGCGGTGCTACCTGATGGGCAGCAGCGCGGGGGCGAACATCGTCTACCACTCGGCCCTCCGGTCGCTGGACGTCGATCTGGCGCCGGTCAAGATCCGAGGGCTGATATTCAACCAGCCCTACTTCGGCGGGGTCCAGAGGACCGAGTCCGAGCTGCGGTCGGACAACGACCGGATACTTCCCCTGCCCGCGAACGACCTCATGTGGTCCCTGGCGCTGCCCCAGGGCGCCGACCGGTCCCACGAGTACTGCGACCCGACGGCCGACGGCGCAGCGGGGCGCGAGAAAGCCGGGCGGCTCCCGAGGTGCCTGGTGAGGGGGCACGCCGGGGACCCGCTCGTGGACCGGCAGAAGATGTTCGCGAAGATGCTGGAGGCGCGAGGGGCGCCGGTGACGACCAGTTTCGGCGAGGGCGGGTGCCACGGGGTGGAGCTGTTCGACCCGGCCAAGGCCCAGGCAATGGTAGAGATCATAAGGGATTTCGTGAACGTCGACTCGGTTAAATCCACAATGTGA